A single genomic interval of Nostoc commune NIES-4072 harbors:
- a CDS encoding RNA-guided endonuclease InsQ/TnpB family protein, whose protein sequence is MFAIKRELKLNKVETSLMRGNAGFKRFVYNYGLELLTASWSFEDVKASDSKRIDAIKKVLTQVTMQKPEYAWMREYPSTVYQSAFIDLKDAFSKWRKGLGDFPKKKSKKKGDSFSVYKTAGIYLEKGKPALPFTNRVVINAGKIIKLPGLKELRLKERIDFICSSQTFTVSRTADRWFVAFVLDAEKIPPIIHPIKKIGVDLGVKVLATCSDGTFYDMPVTTKKAKIKLGKLQWRNRNKVLGNKKLKIKASNKAKRYYVRLATQHAHVANIRQDATQKMTTDISRKAAVIRIEDLNVSGMIANHKLASAVSNNCFYEIRRQLTYKQPFYATRVELVDRWYPSSKMCSKCHHIQPMGLSERVYRCGGCGNIQDRDENASINLRDAPLSKVGLA, encoded by the coding sequence ATGTTTGCTATCAAGCGAGAATTAAAACTAAATAAGGTTGAAACCTCCTTGATGCGTGGCAATGCTGGCTTTAAGCGGTTTGTTTACAACTATGGATTAGAACTGCTAACTGCATCTTGGAGTTTTGAAGACGTAAAAGCTTCTGACTCCAAACGCATTGATGCTATCAAGAAAGTTCTAACTCAAGTTACAATGCAAAAGCCTGAATATGCGTGGATGAGAGAGTATCCGTCCACAGTGTATCAGTCAGCATTTATTGACTTGAAGGATGCTTTTTCGAAGTGGCGTAAAGGGTTAGGAGATTTCCCAAAGAAGAAGTCCAAGAAAAAAGGTGACTCCTTTAGTGTTTACAAAACTGCTGGCATATATCTCGAAAAAGGTAAACCAGCACTGCCATTTACTAACCGAGTTGTAATAAATGCTGGAAAGATTATAAAGTTACCCGGACTAAAGGAACTTAGATTAAAAGAACGAATTGATTTTATCTGTAGTTCCCAGACATTTACTGTTTCTAGAACCGCAGATAGATGGTTCGTTGCGTTTGTGTTGGATGCCGAGAAGATTCCACCAATAATTCACCCAATTAAAAAGATTGGTGTTGACTTAGGAGTGAAAGTCTTAGCAACTTGTTCTGACGGTACTTTTTACGATATGCCTGTCACTACCAAAAAGGCGAAAATCAAGCTTGGGAAATTGCAGTGGCGAAATCGTAATAAAGTCCTTGGCAATAAGAAGCTGAAAATCAAAGCATCAAATAAAGCGAAACGATATTATGTCCGACTGGCAACACAACACGCTCATGTTGCCAACATTCGGCAAGATGCCACTCAAAAAATGACCACTGACATAAGTCGTAAAGCTGCTGTCATTAGGATCGAGGATCTGAATGTATCAGGCATGATTGCTAACCATAAACTAGCCAGCGCTGTGAGTAATAACTGTTTTTACGAAATTCGTAGACAGTTGACTTACAAGCAACCTTTTTACGCGACTAGGGTTGAGTTGGTTGATAGATGGTATCCGTCCTCGAAGATGTGTTCCAAGTGCCACCACATTCAACCGATGGGACTGAGTGAGCGTGTTTATAGATGTGGTGGATGCGGCAATATTCAAGATCGTGATGAGAACGCCTCAATTAATTTGAGGGATGCACCTTTAAGCAAAGTAGGGTTGGCTTGA
- a CDS encoding IS607 family transposase, translating into MWKVAEFGGLIGVSSSTLRRWETEGKLTPERTLGNQRIYTESHLALARNLKSGKFPTRIIIYCRVSSHGQKDDLLSQVESMDGFCVANGVVVTDRIEEIGGGLNFKRKKFLQIIQWAIQGEVKSVYVAHKDRLCRFGFDLVEQIIVWGGGTVVVANSEALSPHEELVQDLLSIVHCFSSRLYGLRKYKQKVKLIAQGVDPCSK; encoded by the coding sequence ATGTGGAAGGTTGCAGAGTTTGGCGGATTAATTGGTGTCTCTTCATCGACGTTAAGGCGGTGGGAGACAGAAGGGAAACTAACCCCGGAAAGGACGCTAGGCAATCAAAGAATTTACACAGAATCACACTTAGCACTAGCTCGAAACCTGAAGTCCGGCAAATTTCCAACAAGAATAATTATCTATTGCCGTGTTTCATCACATGGGCAAAAAGATGATCTGCTTAGTCAAGTTGAATCTATGGATGGGTTTTGTGTTGCTAATGGCGTAGTAGTCACTGACAGAATCGAAGAAATAGGCGGTGGACTTAACTTTAAGCGCAAAAAGTTTCTCCAAATTATTCAGTGGGCAATTCAAGGAGAAGTTAAATCGGTCTATGTAGCCCACAAAGATAGGCTATGCCGCTTCGGTTTTGACTTGGTAGAACAAATTATTGTCTGGGGAGGCGGAACTGTTGTAGTAGCTAACAGTGAAGCATTATCGCCCCATGAAGAACTGGTTCAAGATTTGTTGTCAATCGTGCATTGCTTTTCCAGTCGTTTATACGGATTACGCAAATATAAGCAAAAAGTAAAGTTAATTGCTCAAGGTGTCGATCCTTGTTCAAAGTAG
- a CDS encoding CHAT domain-containing protein produces the protein MKKFISSFLALGVCLTPLTVILMAQPTWGQTQNSQAQEAERLLEQGAKLTQQQEYQKAIQILQQALTIARELKDQKHEATALLGLGFNYNALGEKQKALDFYNQALPIWRAVGDKAGEATTLNNIGIVYSALGEKQKALEFYNQALPILRAVGDKAGEAATLNNIGIVYSALGEKQNALKFYNQALPILRAVGDKAGEATTLNSIGAVYSALGEKQNALEFYNQALPLRRAIGDKAGEATILNNIGLAYYELGERQKALDFYNQALPLSRAVGDRSNEAATLNNIGLVYNALGEKQNALSFYNQTLSLIRAVGDGGRVAVTLNNIGGVYDDLGQKQKALLFYNQALPLLRAVGDHSGEARTLNNIGAVYDTLGEKQNALDFYNQALPLSRAVGDRFGEAFTLNNIGAVYDDLGEKQNALDFYNQALPLLRAVGDRAGVAATLNNIGSAYDILGEKQKALSFYNQALSLIRAVGDRKGVAVSLGNIGVLFQETNRPTEAITNLQQSLQISLEMRRGLQRENRQKFLQQNGGNAAALVNVLINQKKYAQAFEWVNLFTTADLADYTRLINAKVANPEAQQSLDDWSKKNQQLEALRQQLQSDRSESLPQKIRQLEAEVYLEAENISYRFPEVAELLETTPVDIKNLTSSIPAGTVVVQPVLLTNVADMPNNVAFFIFTKGHFSVIKKSIEPTKLNKLITDYLKQVQDDSDSDYFQTGGELYDILIRPIEGEIKALSPKQLSIIATGQLRHLPFETLYDNKTKQFLIQKYPVNYLTRISNNSLQSLGMQNAIPRKQLAVLAFGNPVTSEPQNLPGAEAEVRKIKEILPDSEVYINKKATLENFRSQALRFSFLHLATHGCFQTEDCKKVKLKNNTLLFADKPLDIANAALLGLQGTQLITLSACQTAVDPNLNDAGIAGVAYIFERAGAKAVMASLWAVDDQATQLLMIDFYQNLKQGMTKGEALQQAKLKLIADHRHPFYWSPFVLIGDAR, from the coding sequence ATGAAAAAATTTATCAGCAGTTTTTTGGCTTTGGGTGTTTGTCTAACGCCTTTAACAGTAATACTGATGGCTCAACCCACCTGGGGACAGACTCAAAACTCGCAAGCCCAAGAAGCAGAAAGACTGCTAGAGCAAGGGGCAAAACTGACACAGCAACAGGAGTACCAAAAGGCAATACAAATATTACAGCAAGCTTTAACCATTGCGCGAGAACTCAAAGACCAGAAACATGAAGCAACCGCACTGCTTGGACTTGGGTTTAACTACAACGCTTTAGGAGAAAAGCAAAAAGCACTCGATTTCTATAACCAAGCTCTGCCGATTTGGCGTGCTGTGGGCGACAAGGCAGGTGAAGCCACTACACTCAATAATATCGGTATAGTCTACTCCGCTTTAGGAGAAAAGCAAAAAGCACTCGAATTTTACAACCAAGCTCTTCCCATATTGCGGGCTGTGGGCGACAAGGCAGGTGAAGCCGCTACACTCAATAATATCGGTATAGTCTACTCCGCTTTAGGAGAAAAGCAAAATGCACTCAAATTTTACAACCAAGCTCTTCCCATATTGAGGGCTGTGGGCGACAAGGCAGGTGAAGCCACTACACTCAATAGCATCGGTGCAGTCTACTCCGCTTTAGGAGAAAAGCAAAATGCACTCGAATTTTACAACCAAGCTCTGCCCCTAAGACGGGCTATAGGCGACAAGGCAGGTGAAGCCACTATACTCAATAATATCGGTCTAGCGTACTATGAATTAGGAGAAAGGCAAAAAGCACTCGATTTCTATAACCAAGCTCTGCCCCTATCTCGTGCTGTGGGCGATCGCTCTAATGAAGCTGCTACCCTCAATAACATTGGTCTAGTCTACAACGCTTTAGGAGAAAAGCAAAATGCACTCTCATTCTACAACCAAACTCTGTCCCTTATACGTGCTGTGGGCGATGGCGGACGCGTTGCTGTCACACTCAATAACATTGGTGGAGTCTACGACGATTTAGGACAAAAGCAAAAAGCACTCTTATTCTACAACCAAGCTTTGCCCCTTTTGCGTGCTGTAGGCGATCACTCTGGTGAGGCTCGCACACTCAATAACATTGGTGCAGTATACGACACTTTAGGAGAAAAGCAAAATGCACTCGATTTTTACAACCAAGCTTTGCCCCTTTCGCGTGCTGTGGGCGATCGCTTTGGTGAAGCTTTCACACTCAATAACATCGGTGCAGTCTACGACGATTTAGGAGAAAAGCAAAATGCACTCGATTTTTACAACCAAGCTTTGCCCCTTTTGCGTGCTGTGGGCGATCGCGCAGGCGTTGCTGCTACCCTTAATAACATCGGTTCAGCCTACGACATATTAGGAGAAAAGCAAAAAGCACTCTCATTCTACAACCAAGCTTTGTCCCTTATACGTGCTGTGGGCGATCGCAAAGGTGTTGCTGTCAGCTTGGGTAATATTGGTGTACTCTTCCAAGAGACAAATCGACCAACAGAAGCCATTACTAATTTGCAGCAATCTCTTCAAATAAGCTTAGAAATGCGCCGGGGTTTGCAACGGGAAAATCGCCAAAAGTTTTTACAGCAAAACGGTGGAAATGCTGCTGCTTTAGTCAATGTCCTGATTAATCAAAAAAAATATGCTCAAGCTTTTGAATGGGTTAACCTATTCACCACAGCCGATCTTGCTGATTATACTCGCCTGATTAATGCCAAAGTTGCCAACCCAGAAGCACAGCAGAGCCTTGATGACTGGAGTAAAAAAAATCAGCAATTGGAAGCACTGCGACAACAACTGCAAAGCGATCGCTCCGAAAGCCTACCCCAAAAGATTCGGCAATTAGAAGCAGAAGTTTATTTAGAAGCCGAAAATATATCCTACCGTTTTCCTGAAGTGGCAGAACTATTGGAAACTACACCCGTAGATATTAAAAATCTTACATCCTCTATCCCAGCAGGAACAGTTGTAGTTCAACCTGTTTTGCTAACTAATGTGGCAGATATGCCTAATAATGTTGCCTTTTTTATCTTCACCAAAGGTCATTTTAGTGTTATTAAAAAATCTATTGAACCCACTAAGCTTAATAAACTTATTACCGATTACTTAAAACAGGTACAAGACGATAGTGATTCTGATTACTTTCAAACCGGCGGCGAACTTTATGATATTCTCATTCGCCCTATAGAAGGCGAGATTAAAGCTTTATCACCTAAACAACTGAGTATTATTGCTACTGGTCAACTGCGCCATTTACCTTTTGAGACTCTTTACGACAATAAAACTAAGCAATTTCTGATCCAAAAATATCCTGTAAACTATCTGACTCGCATTTCCAATAATTCCTTACAGTCTCTAGGTATGCAAAATGCCATCCCTCGCAAACAACTAGCTGTTTTAGCATTTGGTAATCCAGTAACCAGTGAGCCGCAAAATCTCCCAGGTGCAGAAGCAGAAGTCAGAAAGATTAAAGAAATACTGCCAGATAGTGAAGTTTATATTAATAAAAAAGCTACCTTGGAAAACTTTAGATCCCAAGCATTGCGCTTTTCCTTTTTGCACTTAGCAACTCACGGCTGCTTTCAAACTGAAGATTGCAAAAAAGTCAAGTTAAAAAATAATACGTTACTATTTGCTGACAAACCTTTAGATATTGCTAATGCTGCTCTTTTAGGTTTACAAGGCACACAATTAATTACTCTCAGTGCCTGTCAAACTGCTGTAGATCCTAATTTGAATGACGCAGGAATTGCAGGTGTTGCTTATATATTTGAGCGGGCTGGTGCTAAAGCAGTGATGGCAAGTTTGTGGGCGGTTGATGATCAAGCAACTCAGCTATTGATGATTGATTTTTATCAGAATCTCAAGCAGGGTATGACTAAAGGGGAAGCTTTGCAACAAGCTAAGTTAAAGCTAATTGCAGACCATCGTCATCCTTTTTATTGGTCGCCATTTGTCTTGATTGGCGATGCACGTTAA